From one Agathobaculum sp. NTUH-O15-33 genomic stretch:
- a CDS encoding S-layer homology domain-containing protein yields the protein MFAGAAFTDSADISSTNKEAVDTLVALGVINGYKDGSFQPTATITRAEFAKMMYVLRTGSDNADAHKNANTTFNDVNGTWGAGYIKYCQALGIIAGKSATKFAPDETVTGQEAAKMLLVTLGYDATKTGLVGHGWGQKAVALADENGLLEDVNAALTLALPRQDAAQMIYNTVNAHTVKITDGEYSNMNIIGTYYPTVGEKYMGLKKTTSVLTDVEKDGSTYNLTLSNDPDDVDTEETTYDSYVNNTLKGVVYNFTKVTTDYSSLKNQKVRVLYKASNNVYGVYVVDSGKIGSGTVGSMEKDGSKLKVDGTKYSVADKAVVKVDDQYLKGYDTAAKLLDYVDIDAKGLIKAYNASAISNTDSGKVNLLDVQSLVIAQVTYVGSDYINVSFKSDKIGDVKTKLTDDDATWYKDVAKDDYVAITQPAVNADDLYNVTKLNVVTGKVTSSKNTNTADDYQVKIDGNWYEMAIKNSDDYKDMKAGSTVAIVVKDGYCVAVDDLNASVDDVALAIEIAKTSGVGSGWEADLLFTDGTRETVKLKSDEGLDGKKDTEMKATDSPFLVAYSKSSGKYKLTTMSSTKTAGYDVFSSATGAGTTADPYVKVKNNRFTKGDVKLIDDNATVMVRYDKGDSYRVITGKALKSWSDSTDIYQVDVLADKSNGSNYTKVAYIDLGKKSSIPGGADTLYAYLFSGPEFNDDDDDSYYEYDAWNGTGDVKIKITEDESEILNEGTVIEYNLDTDGFANIENKWTASDLTAAAITGGDLDKDLTGSVNLSTDGKNVSTYDIDEDNDPIVLFIDMEGENGVVQTSFTEAEEDSKGYIENAVFAFDETDTSNIKVLIVDVGDNNIYESGVYGSRK from the coding sequence ATGTTTGCTGGTGCTGCGTTTACGGATTCGGCCGACATTAGCTCGACCAACAAAGAAGCCGTAGACACTCTGGTAGCGCTGGGCGTCATCAATGGCTACAAAGATGGCTCTTTCCAGCCCACCGCAACCATTACCCGCGCTGAGTTCGCGAAGATGATGTACGTTCTGCGTACCGGCAGCGACAACGCTGACGCACACAAGAACGCCAACACCACGTTTAACGATGTAAACGGCACCTGGGGTGCTGGCTACATCAAGTACTGTCAGGCTCTCGGCATCATTGCCGGCAAGTCCGCGACCAAGTTTGCGCCGGACGAGACCGTAACCGGTCAGGAAGCCGCTAAGATGCTGCTCGTAACCCTCGGTTACGACGCGACCAAGACGGGCCTTGTAGGTCACGGCTGGGGCCAGAAGGCTGTAGCGCTGGCTGATGAGAATGGCCTGTTGGAAGATGTAAACGCTGCTCTGACGCTGGCTCTGCCCCGTCAGGACGCTGCCCAGATGATCTACAACACTGTGAATGCTCACACTGTTAAGATCACCGACGGCGAGTACTCCAACATGAACATCATTGGCACCTACTACCCCACCGTTGGTGAAAAGTACATGGGCCTGAAGAAGACCACTTCTGTCCTGACCGACGTTGAGAAGGATGGTTCCACCTACAATCTGACGCTGTCTAACGATCCGGATGATGTTGATACCGAGGAGACCACTTATGACTCCTATGTAAACAACACGCTGAAGGGCGTTGTTTACAACTTCACCAAGGTTACGACCGACTACTCCTCACTGAAGAACCAGAAGGTTCGCGTGCTGTACAAGGCTTCCAACAATGTTTACGGCGTTTACGTTGTAGACTCTGGCAAGATCGGTAGCGGCACGGTTGGCAGCATGGAGAAGGATGGTTCTAAGCTGAAGGTTGACGGCACCAAGTACAGCGTAGCTGACAAGGCTGTTGTCAAGGTTGATGATCAGTACCTGAAGGGCTACGATACGGCCGCAAAGCTGCTTGACTATGTTGACATTGATGCGAAGGGCCTTATCAAGGCTTACAACGCTTCTGCGATCTCCAACACCGATTCCGGCAAGGTCAATCTGCTGGATGTTCAGTCTCTGGTTATTGCACAGGTTACCTATGTTGGTTCTGACTATATCAACGTAAGCTTCAAGTCTGATAAGATCGGCGATGTTAAGACGAAGCTGACTGATGACGACGCTACTTGGTACAAGGATGTTGCCAAGGATGACTACGTTGCAATCACCCAGCCTGCAGTTAACGCTGACGATCTGTACAACGTTACCAAGCTGAACGTTGTAACTGGCAAGGTTACTTCTTCTAAGAATACCAATACCGCTGATGATTATCAGGTTAAGATCGACGGCAACTGGTACGAGATGGCCATTAAGAATAGTGATGACTACAAGGACATGAAGGCTGGTAGCACGGTTGCTATCGTTGTGAAGGACGGCTACTGTGTAGCGGTTGACGACCTGAATGCTTCTGTTGACGACGTGGCTCTCGCAATCGAGATTGCTAAGACTTCGGGCGTTGGTTCTGGTTGGGAAGCTGATCTGCTCTTTACTGATGGTACTCGTGAAACAGTAAAACTGAAGTCTGATGAGGGGCTGGATGGCAAGAAGGATACTGAGATGAAGGCAACTGACTCTCCCTTCCTAGTAGCCTATTCCAAGAGCTCTGGCAAGTATAAGCTGACTACTATGTCTTCTACTAAGACGGCTGGCTACGATGTATTTAGCTCCGCTACTGGTGCAGGCACTACTGCAGATCCGTATGTAAAGGTTAAGAACAACCGCTTCACCAAGGGCGATGTTAAGTTGATTGACGACAACGCTACAGTAATGGTTCGTTATGATAAGGGTGATAGCTACCGAGTCATCACTGGTAAGGCGCTGAAGAGCTGGAGCGATTCCACTGATATCTATCAGGTTGATGTGCTAGCGGACAAGAGCAACGGCTCTAACTACACCAAGGTTGCTTATATTGACCTCGGCAAGAAGAGCAGTATTCCAGGTGGCGCTGACACGCTGTACGCTTACCTGTTCTCTGGTCCGGAATTTAACGATGACGATGACGATTCCTACTACGAGTATGATGCTTGGAACGGCACCGGCGATGTTAAGATTAAGATCACGGAAGATGAGTCTGAAATTCTGAATGAAGGCACTGTTATCGAATATAATCTTGATACTGACGGATTTGCTAACATTGAGAATAAATGGACTGCGTCTGATCTTACGGCAGCTGCTATCACTGGCGGCGATCTGGATAAGGATCTGACTGGTTCTGTAAACCTCTCCACTGATGGCAAGAACGTTTCTACCTACGATATCGACGAAGATAACGATCCTATCGTTCTGTTCATCGATATGGAGGGCGAGAACGGTGTTGTTCAGACCTCCTTTACTGAGGCTGAAGAGGACTCCAAGGGCTATATTGAGAATGCTGTATTTGCGTTCGATGAGACCGATACCTCCAACATCAAGGTTCTGATCGTAGATGTTGGCGACAACAACATCTATGAGTCTGGTGTTTACGGCTCCCGCAAGTAA
- a CDS encoding Fic family protein: MNYRGGLYHKTQILMAYNTNRIEGSQLSEDQTRSIFETNTLFSEQDQAVNIDDIIETQNHFQLFDFMLKNAEELLSSNLIKQFHKQLKRGTSDARKSWFKVGDYKLLPNEVGGHETTAPDDVDSAMEHLLSKYLAKVTITIEDIVDFHAKFEAIHPFQDGNGRVGRLIMFKECLKYNIMPFIIDTQHQAFYYRGLQEYQAGREKGYLIDTCLSAQDQYEAICKKLLPPVSK, encoded by the coding sequence ATGAACTATCGCGGTGGGTTATACCATAAAACTCAAATACTCATGGCGTACAATACCAACCGAATAGAAGGCAGTCAATTATCGGAAGACCAAACGCGATCTATTTTTGAAACAAATACACTTTTCTCTGAACAAGATCAAGCGGTTAATATTGATGATATTATTGAGACCCAAAATCATTTCCAGTTATTTGACTTTATGCTGAAGAATGCTGAAGAACTACTATCTTCAAACCTCATTAAGCAGTTTCATAAGCAGTTGAAGCGCGGCACATCAGATGCTCGTAAGAGTTGGTTTAAAGTAGGCGACTATAAACTCTTACCAAACGAGGTTGGCGGACACGAAACAACTGCGCCTGACGATGTGGATTCTGCTATGGAGCATTTGTTATCAAAATATCTTGCAAAAGTGACGATTACAATAGAGGATATTGTTGACTTTCATGCGAAATTTGAAGCGATTCATCCATTCCAAGATGGTAATGGGCGCGTCGGTCGTCTCATCATGTTTAAAGAATGTCTTAAATATAATATTATGCCGTTTATTATTGATACACAGCATCAAGCTTTCTATTATCGCGGTTTGCAAGAATATCAGGCAGGACGCGAAAAGGGTTACCTGATCGATACCTGTCTTTCGGCGCAAGACCAATATGAAGCAATTTGTAAAAAGCTGTTGCCTCCAGTATCGAAGTAG
- a CDS encoding S-layer homology domain-containing protein — protein MFAGAAFTDEADINAANKEAVDTLVALGVINGYKDGSFQPNATITRAEMAKMIYVLRTGSDNADAHKNANTTFTDVNGTWGAGYIKYCQALGIIAGKSATKFAPDETVTGQEAAKMLLVTLGYDATKVGLVGHGWGQKAVALADENSLLEDVNAALTLALPRGDAAQMMYNAVNAHTVKMTDGEYSNMNIVGTYYPTVGEKYMGLKKTTSVLSDVEKDGSTYNLTLVDDDDVIDWEDTTYSMYNASNVKKDYITNFTKVTNDYTALKNQKVRVLYKASNNVYGVYAVEDGKVSNGTLGSMEKDGSKLKVNGTKYSVAAKADVKVDDAYVVQGDTELLEFVDKAEGLKKAYNASAISNTSSGKINLLDVQSVVIAQVTYVGSDYINVSFKSTKIGDVKTKLTDDDATWYKDIAKDDYVAITSNKVNADDNYGVTKLDVVTGKVTSSKNSNTAQDYQVKIDGTWYEMAIDNKADFKDMNAGSTVSIVVKDGYCVAVDDLNASVDDVALAIEIGKTSGVGSGWQADLLFTDGTRETVSLKSGDEIKKGSTQLSTSDLATLDAKDDSDPFLVSYSKSSGKYKLTIMDSTNKAGYDTFASEVTADGSNTIKNNRFTKGDVKLIDDNATVLVRYDDGDSYRVITGKTMKGWSDSTKIYQADILADKSNGSNYTKLAYVNLGKKSSIPGGADTLYAYLFSGPEYNDDDDDSYYEYDAWNGSDVKIKITEDEEKSVLDEGTVIEYNLDSDGFANIENKWTPSELTHAAVTGGDLDKDLTGSVNLSTDGKNVNTYDIDEDNDPIVLFIDMDGESGVVQSSFTEAEEDAKGYIANAVFAFDETDTSNIKVLIVDVGDNNIYESKVYGTR, from the coding sequence ATGTTTGCTGGTGCTGCGTTCACGGATGAAGCAGATATCAACGCTGCTAACAAAGAAGCCGTGGACACTCTGGTAGCGCTGGGCGTCATCAATGGCTACAAAGATGGCTCTTTCCAGCCGAACGCTACCATCACCCGCGCCGAAATGGCAAAGATGATCTACGTTCTGCGTACCGGCAGCGACAACGCTGACGCACACAAGAACGCAAACACCACGTTCACGGATGTAAACGGCACCTGGGGTGCTGGCTACATCAAGTACTGTCAGGCTCTCGGCATCATTGCCGGCAAGTCCGCGACCAAGTTTGCGCCGGACGAGACCGTAACCGGTCAGGAAGCCGCTAAGATGCTGCTCGTGACCCTCGGTTACGACGCGACCAAGGTTGGCCTCGTAGGTCATGGCTGGGGCCAGAAGGCCGTAGCGCTGGCTGACGAGAACAGTCTGCTGGAGGACGTAAACGCCGCTCTGACGCTGGCTCTGCCCCGTGGCGATGCTGCGCAGATGATGTACAATGCTGTGAATGCTCACACTGTCAAGATGACTGATGGCGAGTACTCCAACATGAACATCGTAGGCACCTACTACCCGACTGTTGGCGAAAAGTACATGGGCCTGAAGAAGACCACTTCTGTGCTGAGCGACGTCGAGAAGGACGGCTCTACCTACAACCTGACGCTGGTTGACGATGATGATGTTATCGACTGGGAAGATACCACGTACAGCATGTACAATGCCAGCAACGTTAAGAAGGATTACATCACCAACTTCACCAAAGTTACAAACGACTACACCGCGCTGAAGAACCAGAAGGTTCGCGTTCTGTACAAGGCTTCCAACAACGTTTATGGCGTTTATGCTGTTGAAGATGGCAAGGTCAGCAACGGAACTTTGGGCAGCATGGAGAAGGATGGTAGTAAGCTGAAGGTTAACGGCACCAAGTACTCTGTTGCCGCCAAGGCTGATGTCAAGGTTGACGACGCTTACGTAGTTCAGGGCGACACCGAACTGCTGGAGTTTGTTGACAAGGCTGAAGGCCTGAAGAAGGCTTACAACGCTTCCGCGATTTCCAACACTTCCTCCGGTAAGATTAACCTGCTGGATGTACAGTCTGTTGTTATTGCACAGGTTACCTATGTTGGCTCTGATTACATCAACGTAAGCTTCAAGTCTACCAAGATCGGCGACGTTAAGACCAAGCTGACCGATGACGATGCTACTTGGTACAAGGACATCGCCAAGGACGACTACGTTGCGATCACTAGCAACAAGGTCAATGCTGACGACAACTACGGCGTTACCAAGCTGGACGTTGTGACCGGCAAGGTTACTTCTTCCAAGAACTCTAATACCGCTCAGGACTATCAGGTTAAGATCGACGGCACTTGGTACGAAATGGCCATCGATAATAAGGCTGATTTTAAGGACATGAACGCTGGCAGCACCGTTTCTATTGTTGTCAAGGACGGCTACTGTGTAGCAGTTGACGACCTGAACGCTTCTGTCGATGACGTAGCTCTGGCTATCGAGATCGGCAAGACCTCTGGCGTTGGTTCTGGCTGGCAGGCTGACCTGCTGTTCACTGATGGCACCCGTGAGACTGTTTCGCTGAAGTCGGGCGATGAAATCAAGAAGGGTAGCACTCAACTGAGCACTTCCGATCTGGCTACTCTTGACGCTAAGGACGACAGCGATCCGTTCCTGGTATCCTACTCCAAGAGCTCTGGCAAGTACAAGCTGACCATCATGGATTCCACCAATAAGGCTGGCTATGATACGTTTGCTTCTGAAGTAACTGCTGATGGCTCCAACACTATCAAAAACAACCGCTTCACCAAGGGCGACGTTAAGCTGATCGACGACAACGCTACCGTACTGGTTCGCTACGACGATGGCGATAGCTACCGTGTCATCACTGGCAAGACGATGAAGGGCTGGAGCGATTCCACCAAGATTTATCAGGCTGATATTCTGGCTGACAAGAGCAACGGTTCTAACTACACCAAGCTGGCGTATGTCAACCTCGGCAAGAAGAGCAGCATCCCGGGCGGCGCTGACACGCTGTACGCTTATCTGTTCTCTGGTCCGGAATACAACGACGATGACGACGACTCCTACTACGAGTATGACGCTTGGAACGGCTCCGACGTCAAGATCAAGATTACCGAGGACGAAGAGAAGTCTGTTCTGGACGAAGGCACCGTTATTGAGTACAACCTCGATTCTGACGGCTTTGCTAACATTGAGAACAAGTGGACGCCGTCTGAACTGACCCACGCTGCTGTTACCGGTGGCGATCTGGATAAGGATTTGACTGGCTCTGTCAACCTCTCCACTGATGGCAAGAACGTTAACACCTATGATATCGACGAAGATAACGATCCGATCGTTCTGTTCATCGATATGGATGGTGAAAGCGGCGTTGTACAGTCCAGCTTCACTGAGGCTGAAGAAGACGCTAAGGGCTACATTGCGAATGCTGTCTTCGCGTTCGATGAGACTGACACGAGCAACATCAAGGTTCTGATTGTTGATGTGGGCGACAACAACATCTACGAATCTAAGGTTTACGGTACCCGCTAA
- a CDS encoding S-layer homology domain-containing protein: MFAGAASFSDSADIKNTEAVDMLNALGVIKGYPDGTFKPQANVLRAEMAKMIYTIRNQGNDNADGYKTISSTFTDLGDSSIAYAAGYIKYCQTQGIIAGKSATKFAPKENVTVSETAKMALTLLGYDATKAGLVGHGWENKTLALANENGLLDGVNGAVTAAATRDDAAQVLYNALNADTVKWDADSSTYVKVETQGLELMNNPSQWVTVTKNETMGKKWMKLDTVESKTNSNIVTAVEKEDGRDTYKVTVAGQTFTRVEKDYSDLMGQDVKIMIKDNDKSKVYGLYAGEDTKVLATGYVGGLDTDGTATDKVKLNDVSYKLNRTLTTQSAYAFNKDTTAVSLNDLVTMGKTTKAAKATNGVAAQVKLIDNDGDGKADYVSYVPSKVGKVTSVTKTAVNVNNTVGQLKFDDDDIYEGIAKDEYVAFIDGDNTASTKDTLVKLDKITAKAQATRTNEVKVNDSWYKIALDMGVSVTTGNTYDLYVVGNFVVSADETAAESTSVAYISAIDNKADGSDVDMVTGEHTGTLDARMYFQDNTNAVVKISKVDGNKIVKASPSSDEVMYDDASVPRASSLVTYSKLSDGTYDVKIVSSSNKAGFKSYVTPSVMSGSSNGVYYKQKIGGMSIMDDATIFVQTGKETKVLTGKQVKNWSDTVNPLVFSGAVLTKESNGIAYVKVASLTASQSNNVPYSGKDTLYAYLVSDAAQADKNGEKKVAFDVWTADGAKTLYEDTSSVNGSAIAGTLISYTVNGDFIEQISYNPGYAVAVTGFDGAKEGEISFYYANSATQQYTLDEDCVFIAVNDKDTKGMEGGIESVPSSAEENTAGTAYYTNARIVLNSDGDVAAILYDLENNKMYPEVTYNK, translated from the coding sequence ATGTTTGCTGGTGCTGCGTCCTTCAGCGATTCGGCAGATATCAAAAATACCGAAGCTGTAGACATGCTCAACGCTCTTGGTGTAATCAAGGGCTATCCGGACGGCACGTTTAAGCCGCAGGCAAATGTGCTGCGCGCTGAAATGGCCAAGATGATTTACACAATCCGCAATCAGGGTAACGATAATGCCGATGGCTACAAGACCATCAGCAGCACGTTCACTGATTTGGGCGACTCTTCGATCGCCTACGCTGCTGGCTATATCAAGTACTGCCAGACGCAGGGCATCATCGCCGGCAAGTCCGCAACCAAGTTTGCGCCCAAGGAAAACGTAACTGTTTCCGAGACCGCGAAGATGGCTCTGACCCTGTTGGGTTACGATGCTACTAAGGCCGGTCTGGTAGGTCATGGCTGGGAGAACAAAACGCTGGCTCTGGCAAACGAGAACGGCCTGCTGGACGGCGTTAACGGCGCTGTGACCGCTGCCGCTACCCGTGACGACGCTGCACAGGTTCTGTACAACGCGCTGAATGCCGATACCGTTAAGTGGGATGCTGATTCTTCCACTTATGTAAAGGTTGAAACGCAGGGTCTCGAACTGATGAACAATCCGTCCCAGTGGGTCACCGTTACCAAGAACGAGACCATGGGTAAGAAGTGGATGAAGCTTGACACGGTTGAGAGCAAGACCAATTCCAACATTGTCACTGCTGTTGAAAAGGAAGATGGCCGCGATACTTATAAGGTAACCGTTGCCGGTCAGACCTTCACCCGTGTTGAGAAGGACTACTCTGATCTGATGGGTCAGGATGTTAAGATCATGATTAAGGACAATGATAAGTCCAAGGTCTACGGCCTGTATGCTGGCGAGGACACCAAGGTTCTGGCTACCGGCTACGTCGGCGGTCTGGATACGGATGGCACGGCTACCGATAAGGTTAAGCTCAATGACGTATCTTACAAGCTGAATCGTACCCTGACCACCCAGAGTGCCTATGCGTTCAATAAGGACACAACGGCAGTTTCTTTGAATGATCTGGTAACGATGGGTAAGACCACGAAGGCTGCCAAGGCGACTAACGGTGTTGCTGCTCAGGTTAAGTTGATTGACAATGATGGCGACGGCAAGGCCGATTACGTTTCCTATGTTCCTTCCAAGGTAGGCAAGGTTACTTCTGTAACCAAGACCGCTGTCAACGTAAACAATACGGTCGGCCAACTCAAGTTCGATGATGACGATATTTACGAAGGCATTGCCAAGGATGAATATGTAGCCTTCATCGACGGTGACAACACCGCAAGCACGAAGGATACGCTGGTTAAGCTTGACAAGATTACCGCTAAGGCTCAGGCAACCCGTACCAACGAAGTAAAGGTCAACGACTCTTGGTATAAGATTGCGCTGGATATGGGCGTTTCTGTTACCACGGGCAACACCTATGATCTGTATGTTGTGGGCAATTTTGTTGTCAGTGCAGACGAAACCGCTGCTGAATCGACCAGTGTTGCTTATATCTCCGCTATCGACAATAAGGCTGATGGTAGCGATGTAGATATGGTTACCGGCGAGCATACCGGCACGCTGGATGCACGTATGTACTTCCAAGACAACACCAACGCAGTTGTTAAGATCTCCAAGGTTGACGGCAACAAGATCGTTAAGGCTAGCCCCTCCAGCGACGAAGTTATGTATGACGACGCTAGCGTTCCGCGTGCCAGCTCGCTTGTCACTTACAGCAAGCTCTCTGACGGCACTTATGACGTTAAGATCGTTAGCTCTTCCAACAAGGCTGGCTTTAAGAGCTATGTGACTCCTTCTGTTATGAGCGGCTCGTCCAACGGCGTTTATTACAAGCAGAAGATCGGCGGCATGTCTATTATGGATGATGCAACCATCTTTGTTCAGACTGGTAAGGAAACCAAGGTGCTGACCGGCAAGCAGGTTAAGAACTGGTCCGATACGGTTAATCCGCTCGTGTTCTCCGGCGCGGTCCTGACAAAGGAAAGCAACGGCATTGCCTATGTTAAGGTAGCGTCCTTGACCGCTTCTCAGTCCAATAACGTACCTTACTCCGGCAAGGATACGCTGTATGCTTACCTTGTTTCCGATGCAGCACAGGCTGACAAGAACGGTGAGAAGAAGGTTGCGTTTGATGTTTGGACTGCTGACGGAGCAAAGACCCTGTATGAAGACACCAGCTCTGTTAATGGCTCTGCTATTGCTGGTACATTGATTTCCTACACGGTTAACGGCGACTTCATCGAGCAGATTAGCTACAACCCGGGCTACGCGGTTGCAGTAACCGGCTTCGATGGCGCTAAGGAAGGCGAAATCAGCTTCTACTATGCGAATAGCGCAACCCAGCAGTATACGCTGGATGAAGATTGCGTCTTCATCGCGGTCAACGATAAGGATACCAAGGGCATGGAAGGCGGTATTGAGTCTGTTCCGTCCTCTGCTGAAGAGAACACGGCAGGCACCGCATACTACACCAACGCTCGGATCGTACTGAACAGCGACGGTGACGTAGCTGCTATCCTCTACGATCTTGAGAACAACAAGATGTATCCGGAAGTTACTTACAATAAGTAA
- the fabF gene encoding beta-ketoacyl-ACP synthase II, with product MANEKLVITGMGAVTPIGVGVQAYWESLIGGVCGVGPITRFDASALPVQIAAELKDFDPAAYMPKSLARTMDPFMQYAFIAAGEALKDSGLIVETESERIGIVMGTAMNGITTVAQTQQSFDSGDTHRVGPRFVPMVIGNVAAAQIAIAHGIHGPSFTLNTACSAGGDALMTAAMLLRSGEADAVLAVGGESILCPIVVSGLSQAKALSRRNEDPQHACRPFDLERDGFVIGEGGGAVLLETEEHARKRGGKVKAVLAGYANTNDGYHVTAPEPTGAGASACMRRALTRAGMQPADIDYINAHGTSTPLGDRAETQAIKSVFGDRVTAPPVSATKSATGHLMGAGGLTEVIACVQAIQNGVLPPTLHLDTPDPACDLDYIPNQAREARIRTAMSNSLGFGGQNSSIIVSKYER from the coding sequence ATGGCGAATGAAAAATTGGTTATCACAGGGATGGGAGCGGTGACGCCGATCGGTGTAGGCGTTCAGGCATATTGGGAAAGCTTGATCGGCGGTGTTTGCGGTGTTGGACCGATCACGCGATTTGACGCTTCGGCGCTGCCGGTACAGATCGCGGCGGAGCTGAAGGATTTTGACCCAGCGGCCTATATGCCGAAATCGCTGGCGCGTACGATGGACCCTTTTATGCAATACGCGTTTATTGCGGCAGGCGAGGCGCTGAAGGATAGCGGACTTATCGTCGAAACGGAGTCCGAGCGTATCGGTATCGTGATGGGCACTGCGATGAACGGTATCACTACCGTGGCACAAACACAGCAGTCCTTTGACAGCGGAGATACCCACCGCGTCGGGCCGCGTTTCGTGCCGATGGTGATCGGCAACGTGGCGGCGGCGCAAATTGCGATCGCACACGGGATCCACGGCCCGAGTTTTACGCTCAATACCGCCTGCTCAGCGGGAGGGGATGCGCTGATGACAGCAGCCATGCTGCTGCGGTCCGGCGAAGCCGACGCGGTGCTCGCGGTCGGCGGCGAATCTATTTTATGCCCGATCGTGGTGTCCGGGCTGTCACAAGCCAAGGCATTGTCCCGCCGCAATGAGGATCCCCAGCATGCCTGCCGCCCCTTTGATTTGGAGCGCGATGGCTTTGTGATCGGAGAAGGCGGCGGCGCGGTGTTGCTGGAGACCGAAGAACATGCCCGCAAACGAGGGGGAAAGGTCAAAGCGGTCTTAGCCGGCTATGCCAACACGAACGACGGCTATCATGTTACCGCACCCGAGCCAACAGGCGCCGGCGCGTCGGCGTGTATGCGCCGGGCGCTCACGCGGGCCGGGATGCAACCGGCGGACATCGATTATATTAATGCGCACGGTACCTCGACGCCGTTGGGTGACCGCGCGGAAACACAGGCGATCAAAAGCGTGTTTGGCGATAGGGTCACCGCGCCGCCGGTCAGCGCGACCAAGTCCGCGACCGGCCATCTGATGGGAGCGGGCGGACTCACCGAGGTCATTGCCTGCGTGCAGGCAATTCAAAATGGAGTGCTGCCGCCGACTTTGCATCTCGATACGCCCGACCCGGCCTGTGACCTCGATTATATTCCAAATCAAGCGCGCGAGGCGCGGATCCGTACGGCGATGTCCAATTCGCTTGGCTTCGGGGGACAAAATTCAAGCATTATTGTCTCAAAATATGAAAGGTGA